In the genome of Synergistaceae bacterium, one region contains:
- a CDS encoding DNA-directed RNA polymerase subunit omega, producing MIYMDLEKIYKDRNIPNKYILTLVIAARARQLSERKGALLGYDEKFITKAVEDLIEGRIRYSVIDTSTQKTANEPVEV from the coding sequence ATGATATATATGGATCTTGAGAAAATTTACAAAGATAGAAACATCCCAAATAAATATATCCTTACTCTTGTCATAGCGGCACGCGCACGTCAGCTCAGCGAGAGGAAAGGTGCTTTGCTGGGTTATGATGAAAAATTTATAACTAAGGCAGTGGAAGACCTCATAGAAGGACGTATCCGTTATTCTGTTATAGACACGTCGACACAGAAGACTGCAAATGAGCCAGTGGAAGTCTGA
- a CDS encoding DUF370 domain-containing protein, with the protein MNYKLVHVGFGNMVVAERIVAIITPSSAPIKRLKEEAREAGLLVDVTQGRKTRAILVMDSRHVILSAIQPETITGRFEGEDGKEEKQ; encoded by the coding sequence ATGAATTATAAACTTGTACATGTCGGATTTGGGAATATGGTCGTTGCTGAGCGGATAGTTGCGATAATCACCCCATCCTCCGCCCCGATAAAGAGGCTCAAGGAAGAGGCGCGGGAGGCTGGCCTGCTTGTTGATGTCACCCAGGGAAGAAAAACACGCGCAATACTTGTTATGGACAGCAGGCATGTCATACTGTCGGCGATCCAGCCTGAGACTATAACAGGTCGTTTTGAGGGAGAAGATGGGAAGGAAGAGAAACAATGA
- the gmk gene encoding guanylate kinase → MRGHLYVLSGPAGVGKGTVLREVFSRLDNIIYSISCTTRAPRPGEIDGIHYHFMDENVFKKMVEDGMFLEWAKVHGNYYGTRKDIVLEMLEKGMDVLLEIDVQGAEQVKRKMPESVTIFIQPPSFEELVKRLTGRGTESPEDLELRIKDAKTEIKYADRFEHQIINDTVDKAAEDFIKIVKKYREAAK, encoded by the coding sequence ATGAGGGGACATCTCTACGTGCTGTCAGGACCAGCCGGAGTTGGAAAGGGAACTGTGTTGCGTGAAGTTTTTTCACGACTGGACAACATTATTTATTCCATTTCCTGCACTACCCGTGCGCCAAGGCCTGGCGAAATAGACGGGATCCATTATCATTTTATGGACGAAAATGTCTTTAAAAAAATGGTAGAGGATGGAATGTTTCTGGAATGGGCAAAGGTACACGGGAACTATTACGGTACAAGAAAGGATATAGTGCTGGAGATGCTTGAAAAAGGAATGGACGTGCTTCTTGAAATAGATGTCCAGGGAGCGGAGCAGGTCAAGCGGAAAATGCCTGAATCTGTTACGATATTCATCCAGCCTCCGTCCTTTGAAGAGCTTGTGAAGCGCCTTACGGGGCGGGGCACGGAAAGCCCTGAGGATCTGGAGCTTAGGATAAAAGACGCAAAAACAGAGATAAAATACGCCGACAGGTTTGAACATCAGATAATCAACGATACTGTTGACAAAGCTGCAGAAGATTTTATAAAAATAGTGAAAAAATATCGGGAGGCTGCAAAATGA
- the cmk gene encoding (d)CMP kinase → MDPNSTKPLIITIDGPAGAGKSTVARGVAEKTGLHYLDTGAIYRAVAWWLSKKGISPSDEADIEKAMKDFSLSFDKGKIYVCGRDVTKDIRMPEVDCIVSSYSALRNIRDSLLSLQREQAEEGLVADGRDMGTVVFPDADLKVFLTASAEERASRRYKERIARGETADYDEILKQVNERDRYDTDREIAPLRPAQGCIILDSTDMTIDEVVDAISALASEFGRNKHN, encoded by the coding sequence ATGGATCCCAATAGTACAAAACCTCTGATAATAACGATAGACGGGCCGGCAGGGGCCGGTAAGAGCACTGTTGCTCGAGGGGTCGCGGAAAAAACGGGGCTTCATTATCTTGATACCGGAGCAATTTACAGGGCTGTCGCATGGTGGCTGAGCAAAAAGGGCATCTCACCCTCTGACGAAGCCGATATAGAAAAAGCCATGAAGGATTTTTCCTTGTCGTTTGATAAAGGGAAGATCTACGTATGCGGCAGGGATGTGACTAAGGATATACGTATGCCTGAGGTGGACTGTATTGTCTCTTCTTACTCGGCGCTTAGGAATATAAGAGATTCACTGCTCTCTCTTCAGAGGGAGCAGGCGGAAGAAGGGCTCGTCGCTGATGGTCGGGATATGGGGACCGTAGTATTTCCTGATGCGGACCTTAAGGTATTTCTGACCGCATCCGCTGAAGAGCGTGCCTCGCGCAGATACAAAGAGCGGATCGCACGCGGAGAGACAGCAGACTACGACGAGATATTGAAACAGGTGAACGAACGTGACCGATACGACACCGACCGTGAAATCGCACCCCTTCGGCCGGCACAGGGTTGTATTATCCTGGACAGTACAGATATGACTATTGATGAGGTTGTTGACGCAATATCGGCGCTTGCGTCGGAGTTTGGGAGAAATAAGCATAATTGA
- the hflX gene encoding GTPase HflX, giving the protein MSRQKRSIDLSTRPYKAIIAAVDRKNSDDTEVSLDELVMLLENLGIPTAARAVQHRDMPDPASFIGSGKAEEIKDFASKLSATLLVVDDFLTPTQKSNLQKLTSLPVWDRAFVIMKIFERRAHTAEAKLQVELAHCRYEIPSLKGLGHQMSRTGGGIGTRGPGETEFERHRRKLERRIKSITSRLAEVSRRRGERRDRRRKDGAPLVALVGYTNSGKSTLLKALSNDSTILSADQLFSTLDTVTRRINYRDGGAFLLSDTVGFIRKLPPELVAAFRATLEEVAGADLLLLVLDSSDRDPVESFDIVLATLRALDADMLPRMILLNKIDKTGESAGFIATELRARGEETVSICALTGEGFDELLRKIRERLEELSPAIVRQ; this is encoded by the coding sequence TTGAGCAGACAGAAGAGATCCATAGACCTTTCAACGAGGCCCTACAAGGCGATCATTGCCGCAGTCGACAGGAAGAATTCGGACGATACGGAGGTCTCCCTTGACGAACTTGTGATGCTGCTGGAGAACCTTGGTATCCCTACTGCGGCAAGGGCTGTACAGCACAGGGACATGCCTGATCCTGCCAGCTTTATCGGTTCTGGGAAGGCTGAAGAAATAAAGGATTTTGCATCAAAGTTGTCAGCGACACTGCTTGTGGTCGATGATTTTCTGACCCCGACTCAGAAGAGCAACCTTCAGAAGCTGACATCGCTTCCAGTATGGGACAGGGCTTTTGTGATAATGAAGATTTTTGAACGCAGGGCCCACACGGCTGAGGCAAAATTGCAGGTCGAGCTTGCCCATTGCAGATACGAGATCCCAAGTCTGAAGGGGCTTGGTCACCAAATGTCCCGCACCGGAGGCGGCATAGGCACCAGAGGCCCGGGCGAGACTGAATTTGAACGCCACAGGAGGAAACTTGAACGGCGGATAAAGAGCATCACGTCCCGCCTTGCGGAAGTCAGCAGGCGCAGAGGAGAGAGGCGTGACAGACGCAGAAAGGACGGGGCTCCTCTCGTTGCTCTGGTCGGTTATACGAACAGCGGCAAGTCGACGCTGCTCAAGGCTCTTTCTAATGACTCTACGATATTATCTGCAGATCAACTTTTTTCGACGCTGGATACGGTCACCAGACGCATAAACTATAGAGACGGCGGAGCATTTTTGCTTTCTGACACAGTAGGCTTCATTCGTAAGCTCCCGCCTGAACTGGTGGCGGCTTTCAGAGCCACTCTTGAGGAAGTCGCAGGCGCCGATCTGCTGCTGCTGGTGCTGGATTCTTCCGATAGGGATCCGGTGGAGAGCTTTGATATAGTCCTTGCAACGCTCAGGGCATTGGATGCTGATATGCTGCCGCGCATGATCCTGCTCAATAAGATAGATAAAACAGGTGAAAGCGCGGGATTCATAGCTACTGAGCTGAGGGCCCGCGGAGAAGAAACTGTCAGTATATGCGCATTGACCGGAGAAGGTTTCGATGAACTGCTCCGAAAAATCAGGGAGAGGCTGGAAGAGTTATCGCCTGCAATTGTAAGGCAATAG
- a CDS encoding YicC family protein, whose protein sequence is MYVSMTGFSRARLQLPWGTLSLEISSVNHRYQEIFVKLPREFSSWEPWFHQKLRKCFRRGKLQVRMDVMWAPTFRIGRINKDILSSYCDELLQIQRSMGQARELELEMVLSLPGVLDIPRFEDSEAAETLEDVFDRLITDAAASWRSMREAEGAQLKKEVLIHLAELERLTGEIEARWLPTKDAALQAVRTRISEALEGLGERLDESRFLQEIVLFTDKWDVSEELARLKSHMSKFRSAGDESESAGRKLDFIVQEMNREVNTLDSKIADADIRWLAVEAKAALERVREQIQNLE, encoded by the coding sequence ATGTATGTCAGCATGACAGGTTTCAGCAGGGCGCGGCTTCAGCTGCCGTGGGGAACGCTCAGCCTTGAAATATCGAGCGTCAACCATAGGTATCAAGAAATATTCGTAAAACTGCCCCGTGAGTTTTCAAGCTGGGAGCCATGGTTTCATCAGAAGCTGCGCAAATGTTTCAGGCGCGGCAAACTGCAGGTGCGCATGGATGTGATGTGGGCTCCTACGTTCCGGATAGGGCGTATAAATAAAGATATCCTATCCTCATACTGCGATGAACTGCTGCAGATACAGCGCTCAATGGGGCAGGCGAGAGAGCTTGAACTCGAGATGGTCTTATCTTTGCCCGGTGTTCTTGACATTCCAAGGTTTGAGGACAGCGAAGCGGCGGAGACTCTTGAGGATGTTTTCGACAGGCTTATAACAGACGCTGCCGCTTCATGGCGTTCAATGCGCGAAGCAGAGGGTGCGCAGCTTAAAAAAGAGGTCTTGATCCACCTGGCCGAGCTTGAAAGGCTGACCGGTGAGATAGAAGCCCGGTGGCTGCCAACTAAGGATGCCGCACTTCAGGCGGTTCGCACCAGGATATCAGAGGCGCTGGAAGGACTCGGCGAAAGACTGGACGAAAGCAGATTCCTTCAGGAGATAGTCCTATTCACAGACAAGTGGGATGTTTCAGAAGAGCTCGCGAGGCTCAAAAGCCATATGTCAAAGTTTCGTTCGGCAGGAGATGAATCGGAGTCTGCCGGGCGTAAACTTGATTTTATTGTTCAGGAAATGAACCGCGAGGTCAACACGCTTGACTCGAAGATTGCGGATGCCGATATCCGATGGCTTGCAGTGGAAGCCAAGGCTGCTCTCGAAAGAGTCCGTGAACAGATACAGAATCTGGAATAA